The Methanomicrobiales archaeon genome has a segment encoding these proteins:
- the hycI gene encoding hydrogenase maturation peptidase HycI, whose amino-acid sequence MVKMLMGIGNPLRGDDGAGTFVADILQAPGWVAVNCGTVPENCTPVVRRLHPEVLLLVDAAEMGVPPGEFRRIGMDRVERVAFSTHHMPLSLLMEFLADAAGEIVFVGIQPAAIGCAGGLSPEVRAGVRRLVDVISSGDLDAIPALETA is encoded by the coding sequence ATGGTGAAGATGCTCATGGGTATCGGCAATCCCCTGCGGGGAGACGACGGAGCGGGCACGTTCGTGGCGGACATACTGCAGGCGCCCGGCTGGGTGGCCGTCAACTGCGGCACGGTCCCGGAGAACTGTACCCCGGTGGTGCGCAGGCTGCACCCGGAGGTGCTGCTGCTGGTGGACGCGGCGGAGATGGGCGTCCCGCCGGGGGAGTTCCGAAGGATCGGGATGGATCGGGTGGAACGCGTCGCTTTCAGCACGCACCACATGCCCCTCTCCCTCCTGATGGAGTTCCTGGCGGATGCCGCCGGCGAGATCGTCTTTGTGGGCATCCAGCCCGCCGCGATCGGCTGTGCGGGCGGGCTGTCGCCCGAGGTCCGGGCGGGGGTGCGGAGGCTCGTTGATGTCATCTCGAGCGGGGATCTGGATGCGATCCCCGCTCTAGAGACCGCATGA